From the genome of Papaver somniferum cultivar HN1 chromosome 2, ASM357369v1, whole genome shotgun sequence, one region includes:
- the LOC113352277 gene encoding F-box protein CPR1-like, with the protein MERTVIRSISYDSLTSSVCEIEADLLNFTDNVIQLWGSCNGMVCIYPSGTGSGIIFCLLNPATREYRVTRTPTKPLFLCLCGLDYDRQADDYKLIVGDDFDGYRFSSEVQVYSLTSNSWKTIPTIPYTFPYSRVSGVLLNGYLHWLALSENSSKVIVSFDLSDERFKEVQLPEFFWKYDEYLIESLGVSKGCLGLLVNHEVWLMLDYGVEESWTKSYIITHESIVKGLFFSPLIWSFENGKLLFLSSGTLVLYDPEDESAREPNVHNIAFKSGADYFESLVSLHSGTYVGGDGRIEELRES; encoded by the coding sequence ATGGAGCGTACTGTAATCCGCTCTATAAGTTATGATTCATTAACATCGTCCGTATGTGAAATTGAAGCTGATCTATTGAACTTTACAGATAATGTTATTCAATTGTGGGGTTCATGTAATGGCATGGTTTGCATATATCCTTCTGGTACTGGTTCTGGGATAATCTTTTGTCTTTTGAATCCAGCAACCAGAGAATACAGGGTGACACGAACTCCCACAAAACCACTTTTTTTGTGTCTATGTGGTTTAGATTATGATCGTCAAGCCGACGATTACAAGTTGATAGTTGGGGATGACTTTGATGGATACAGGTTTAGTTCCGAAGTTCAAGTCTATTCATTAACATCAAACTCATGGAAAACCATTCCAACCATACCTTATACTTTTCCTTATAGTCGAGTATCTGGTGTGCTTTTGAACGGGTACCTTCACTGGTTAGCCCTATCCGAAAATTCTTCAAAAGTAATAGTTTCTTTCGATTTGAGCGACGAGAGGTTCAAAGAAGTGCAACTACCAGAATTTTTTTGGAAATACGATGAGTATTTGATTGAAAGTTTGGGAGTTTCAAAAGGGTGCCTTGGGTTACTTGTTAATCATGAAGTCTGGTTGATGCTGGATTATGGTGTTGAAGAATCTTGGACGAAATCCTACATCATTACTCATGAGAGCATTGTCAAGGGCCTTTTCTTTTCACCGCTGATATGGTCTTTTGAGAATGGGAAGCTTCTATTCCTTAGTTCTGGTACGCTAGTTTTGTATGATCCAGAAGATGAAAGTGCTAGAGAACCAAATGTCCACAACATTGCATTCAAGAGCGGTGCGGATTATTTTGAAAGCTTGGTTTCTCTGCATTCTGGTACTTATGTTGGGGGAGATGGTCGAATAGAGGAATTAAGAGAATCCTGA